Proteins encoded within one genomic window of Nonomuraea gerenzanensis:
- a CDS encoding amino acid ABC transporter permease, which yields MTYANLYERPGPRGVRRNRLLTALVAAALLAVAAFVYVRFDEKGQWAAEKWTPLLRADVWATFILPGLAGTLAAAVAGVVLAALFGLVFAVARLSEHRWIRVPAAMVVEFFRSVPLLLLIFFAFFGSFVLIGVNISAFAAVVFGLTLYNGSVIAEIVRAGVLSLPKGQREAAYAVGMRKGQVMRLVLLPQAVKAMLPALISQFVVLLKDSALGLIVGYDELVDRGLNGIAANFSNVIPAAVLIAAIFILINMGLDRLAHRLGASSRRS from the coding sequence ATGACGTACGCGAACCTCTACGAGCGGCCGGGCCCGCGCGGCGTGCGCCGCAACCGGCTGCTGACGGCGCTCGTCGCGGCGGCGCTGCTGGCGGTGGCGGCCTTCGTCTACGTGCGCTTCGACGAGAAGGGCCAGTGGGCGGCGGAGAAGTGGACGCCGCTGCTGCGGGCCGACGTGTGGGCCACGTTCATCCTGCCCGGTCTGGCGGGCACGCTGGCGGCGGCCGTCGCCGGGGTGGTGCTGGCCGCGCTGTTCGGGCTGGTGTTCGCCGTCGCCCGGCTGTCGGAGCACCGGTGGATCCGGGTGCCGGCGGCCATGGTGGTGGAGTTCTTCCGGTCCGTGCCGCTGCTGCTGCTGATCTTCTTCGCCTTCTTCGGGTCGTTCGTGCTGATCGGCGTGAACATCTCGGCGTTCGCCGCCGTGGTGTTCGGGCTGACCCTCTACAACGGGTCGGTGATCGCGGAGATCGTCCGGGCCGGGGTGCTCAGCCTGCCGAAGGGGCAGCGGGAGGCGGCGTACGCGGTGGGCATGCGCAAGGGGCAGGTGATGCGGCTCGTGCTGCTGCCCCAGGCCGTCAAGGCCATGCTGCCCGCGCTGATCAGCCAGTTCGTGGTGCTGCTGAAGGACTCGGCGCTGGGGCTGATCGTGGGCTACGACGAGCTGGTGGACAGGGGGCTGAACGGGATCGCGGCCAACTTCTCCAACGTCATCCCGGCGGCCGTCCTCATCGCCGCCATCTTCATCCTGATCAACATGGGGCTGGACCGGCTGGCGCACCGCCTCGGCGCCTCCTCGCGGCGGTCGTGA
- a CDS encoding NAD(P)H-dependent amine dehydrogenase family protein has product MVSTIVWGTGNIGRAAIRAVEVHPGLELTAVLVHDPAKIGRDAGELAGLGHRLGVAATADVEAALAAGPGAVVYASSGDIRPSEALADVVRALRAGAVVVTPSLYALYDHRGAPPEVREPVLAAIAEGGGSLFVSGVDPGWANDLLPLLVTGLATTVDVVRCQEIFDYTTYDQPDAVRYLVGMGQPMDYEPPMLAPTVPAMVWGGQVRLIARALGADLDEVREHVERRALKSTVTTASMGAFEAGTQGAVRFEVQGIVGGRPRIVLEHVTRIHPSCAPDWPVAPGGVGAHRVIVEGRPHIEVTVQATDEGGNHSAGGNATAVGRLVGAVEWLVEAGPGLYDALDVPLRPAIGKLGRRRG; this is encoded by the coding sequence ATGGTGTCCACGATCGTCTGGGGTACCGGCAACATCGGCCGCGCCGCCATCCGTGCCGTCGAGGTCCATCCCGGGCTCGAACTGACCGCCGTCCTCGTCCACGACCCCGCCAAGATCGGCCGCGACGCCGGCGAGCTGGCCGGGCTCGGCCACCGCCTGGGCGTCGCGGCGACCGCCGACGTCGAGGCCGCCCTGGCCGCGGGCCCGGGCGCCGTCGTGTACGCGTCCTCCGGCGACATCCGCCCGTCCGAGGCGCTGGCCGACGTGGTCCGCGCCCTGCGCGCGGGCGCCGTGGTCGTCACTCCCTCCCTGTACGCCCTCTACGACCACCGCGGCGCCCCGCCCGAGGTGCGCGAGCCCGTGCTGGCCGCCATCGCCGAGGGCGGCGGCTCACTGTTCGTCTCCGGCGTCGATCCCGGCTGGGCCAACGACCTGCTGCCACTGCTGGTCACTGGGCTGGCCACGACCGTGGACGTCGTACGGTGCCAGGAGATCTTCGACTACACCACCTACGACCAGCCCGACGCGGTCCGCTACCTGGTCGGCATGGGCCAGCCGATGGACTACGAGCCGCCGATGCTCGCACCGACCGTGCCCGCCATGGTCTGGGGCGGCCAGGTGCGGCTGATCGCCCGGGCCCTCGGCGCCGACCTGGACGAGGTGCGCGAGCACGTCGAGCGCCGGGCGCTGAAGTCCACGGTCACGACAGCCTCGATGGGCGCGTTCGAGGCCGGCACGCAGGGCGCGGTGCGCTTCGAGGTGCAGGGGATCGTCGGCGGGCGGCCCAGGATCGTGCTGGAGCACGTCACCCGCATCCACCCGTCCTGCGCCCCCGACTGGCCGGTCGCGCCCGGCGGCGTGGGGGCGCACCGGGTGATCGTCGAGGGCCGGCCGCACATCGAGGTCACGGTGCAGGCCACCGACGAGGGCGGCAACCACTCGGCGGGCGGCAACGCGACGGCCGTGGGCCGGCTGGTGGGCGCCGTCGAGTGGCTCGTGGAGGCGGGGCCCGGACTCTACGACGCGCTGGACGTACCGCTGCGGCCCGCCATCGGCAAGCTCGGAAGGAGGCGCGGGTGA
- a CDS encoding amidase — MPISPGPFAGRTLTDLATGLRDRRVTAIELVKQALDTADTLGRALNAFVTVDADGAFEAAGRADAELAAGVDRGPLHGLPVAVKDLIMVAGLPATMGSRHFAEHVPATDAECVTRLREAGAVIVGKTTTHEFAYGPTGDRSAHGPTRNPRDPAHMSGGSSGGSAAAVAAGIVPLAIGTDTGGSVRIPAALCGIAGFKPAYGAIPAGGVFPLSRSYDHVGVLAGTAEDCLTAYRCLAGDVPGPDAAARVGWVDPAGFFDGDPRVTRAVRAVAGDLEEVGLPEGFAEEVRETYTVVQSCETAAVHAERLARAPELFDPEVLERLRAAAEVPGWRHVRALESRERLAGMTGALFAGHDVLAMPAVPIVAPLVGEREVVLDGRAVAVRPALLALTTPWNVLGLPALTVPAGEVAGLPVGLQLVCRPGDERHLFTTAARLALR; from the coding sequence ATGCCGATCTCCCCTGGCCCCTTCGCCGGCCGCACCCTGACCGATCTCGCCACCGGCCTGCGTGACAGGCGCGTCACCGCCATCGAGCTGGTCAAGCAGGCACTCGACACCGCTGACACGCTCGGCCGGGCGCTGAACGCGTTCGTCACCGTGGACGCCGACGGCGCGTTCGAGGCGGCCGGGCGCGCGGACGCGGAGCTGGCCGCCGGCGTCGACAGGGGGCCGCTGCACGGCCTCCCTGTCGCGGTCAAGGACCTGATCATGGTGGCGGGGCTGCCCGCGACGATGGGCTCGCGGCACTTCGCCGAGCACGTGCCCGCCACCGACGCCGAGTGCGTGACGCGGCTGCGCGAGGCGGGGGCGGTCATCGTGGGCAAGACGACGACGCACGAGTTCGCGTACGGGCCCACCGGCGACCGCTCCGCCCACGGCCCCACGCGCAACCCCCGCGACCCGGCGCACATGTCGGGCGGCTCCAGCGGCGGCAGCGCGGCGGCCGTGGCGGCGGGCATCGTCCCGCTCGCGATCGGCACCGACACGGGCGGGTCCGTGCGCATCCCGGCGGCCCTGTGCGGGATCGCCGGGTTCAAGCCCGCGTACGGGGCGATCCCGGCCGGCGGGGTGTTCCCCCTGTCGCGCAGCTACGACCACGTGGGCGTGCTGGCGGGCACGGCGGAGGACTGCCTGACCGCCTACCGCTGCCTGGCCGGAGACGTGCCGGGGCCGGACGCCGCGGCGCGGGTGGGGTGGGTGGATCCGGCCGGGTTCTTCGACGGGGATCCCCGGGTGACGCGGGCCGTGCGCGCGGTGGCCGGTGACCTGGAGGAGGTGGGGCTGCCCGAGGGGTTCGCCGAGGAGGTGCGCGAGACGTACACGGTGGTGCAGAGCTGCGAGACGGCCGCCGTGCACGCCGAGCGGCTGGCGCGGGCGCCCGAGCTGTTCGACCCCGAGGTGCTGGAGCGGCTGCGGGCCGCCGCGGAGGTGCCCGGGTGGCGGCACGTGCGGGCGCTGGAGTCCAGGGAGCGGCTGGCCGGGATGACCGGCGCGCTGTTCGCGGGGCACGACGTGCTCGCGATGCCGGCCGTGCCGATCGTCGCGCCGCTGGTCGGCGAGCGTGAGGTCGTGCTGGACGGGCGGGCGGTCGCGGTGCGTCCTGCGTTGCTCGCGCTGACCACCCCGTGGAACGTGCTCGGCCTGCCCGCGCTGACCGTGCCCGCCGGGGAGGTGGCCGGGCTGCCGGTGGGGCTGCAGCTCGTCTGCCGCCCTGGCGACGAGCGGCACCTGTTCACGACCGCCGCCCGGCTCGCACTCCGCTGA
- a CDS encoding GMC oxidoreductase, translating to MSKIDSTGGDVSRRGFLTASGALLGTAALGLHSPAARAAGPISSGAHVAALVIGTGYGGSVAALRLAQAGVDVHLIEMGMAWDTPGTDGKIFCNTREPDYRSYWLRTRTKAPLNYFLGFPIDRDIPRHTGILDAEEFGGITVYQGRGVGGGSLVNGGMAVTPKRENFAAVLPSVNPDEMYATYYPRANAALGVGTVDPAWFDTTACYQYARVGRKHAQRSGFPFVFVPDVYDWDYMKQEAAGTVPQSALAGEILYGNNHGKRSLQKTYLARATATGRVTISALHRVTSVTPAGGAYTVTVEQLDTTGGTVATKTVTADRVFFAAGSVGTSKLLVKLKATGALPALNGEIGKGWGDNGNVMCGRANHLWDPTGSLQSAIPCCGIDNWTAGGAFAEVAPLPTGIETFASFYLSITDNPHRAQFTWNAGAGRVELNWQTAWKQPSIAMAKSIFDKINAKEGTIYRTDLFGVYKIWGDHLTYHPLGGAVLNKATDNYGRLTAYPGLYVIDGALIPGNTTVNPFVTITALAERNIERIIAADL from the coding sequence ATGAGCAAGATCGACAGCACGGGCGGCGACGTCTCCCGCCGTGGCTTCCTGACCGCCTCCGGCGCCCTGCTCGGCACCGCCGCCCTCGGCCTGCACTCCCCCGCCGCCCGCGCGGCGGGCCCCATCAGCTCGGGCGCGCACGTGGCGGCCCTGGTCATCGGCACCGGGTACGGCGGCTCGGTGGCCGCCCTGCGCCTGGCCCAGGCGGGCGTGGACGTGCACCTGATCGAGATGGGCATGGCCTGGGACACCCCCGGCACCGACGGCAAGATCTTCTGCAACACCCGCGAGCCCGACTACCGCTCCTACTGGCTGCGCACCCGCACCAAGGCCCCGCTCAACTACTTCCTCGGCTTCCCGATCGACCGCGACATCCCCCGCCACACGGGCATCCTGGACGCGGAGGAGTTCGGCGGCATCACCGTCTACCAGGGCCGCGGCGTCGGCGGCGGCTCCCTGGTCAACGGCGGCATGGCGGTCACCCCGAAACGCGAGAACTTCGCCGCCGTCCTGCCCTCGGTCAACCCCGACGAGATGTACGCCACCTACTACCCGCGCGCCAACGCCGCCCTCGGCGTGGGCACGGTGGACCCGGCCTGGTTCGACACGACAGCCTGCTACCAGTACGCCCGCGTCGGCCGCAAGCACGCGCAGCGCTCCGGCTTCCCGTTCGTGTTCGTGCCGGACGTCTACGACTGGGACTACATGAAGCAGGAGGCGGCCGGCACCGTCCCCCAGTCGGCGCTGGCCGGCGAGATCCTCTACGGCAACAACCACGGCAAGAGGTCGCTGCAGAAGACCTACCTCGCCCGCGCCACCGCGACCGGCCGCGTCACCATCTCCGCCCTGCACAGGGTCACCTCCGTCACCCCGGCGGGCGGCGCCTACACGGTCACCGTCGAGCAGCTCGACACCACCGGCGGCACCGTCGCCACCAAGACCGTCACGGCCGACCGCGTGTTCTTCGCCGCGGGCAGCGTCGGCACCAGCAAGCTCCTGGTCAAGCTGAAGGCCACCGGCGCGCTGCCCGCCCTCAACGGCGAGATCGGCAAGGGCTGGGGCGACAACGGCAACGTCATGTGCGGCCGGGCGAACCACCTGTGGGACCCCACGGGCTCACTCCAGTCGGCCATCCCCTGCTGCGGCATCGACAACTGGACGGCCGGCGGCGCCTTCGCCGAGGTGGCACCGCTGCCCACCGGGATCGAGACGTTCGCCTCGTTCTACCTGTCCATCACCGACAACCCGCATCGCGCGCAGTTCACCTGGAACGCGGGGGCGGGGCGGGTGGAGCTGAACTGGCAGACCGCCTGGAAGCAGCCGTCGATCGCGATGGCCAAGAGCATCTTCGACAAGATCAACGCTAAGGAGGGGACGATCTACCGGACGGATCTGTTCGGGGTCTACAAGATCTGGGGTGACCATCTGACCTACCATCCGCTGGGTGGTGCCGTCCTGAACAAGGCCACCGACAATTACGGGCGGTTGACGGCTTATCCCGGGTTGTATGTCATCGATGGGGCGTTGATTCCGGGGAACACGACCGTCAATCCGTTCGTGACGATCACGGCGCTGGCGGAGCGGAACATCGAGCGCATCATCGCGGCCGATCTCTGA
- a CDS encoding amidase: MTFPLTLSDAATALRGGEVTSVALTEEALARADRLDGELGTYLARFDDSALRAAKQADQELAAGVDRGPLHGIPFGVKDIIAAAEGPTTAQSLVLDPAWGAGRDAPVVARLRAAGAVITGKVTTMEFACGMVDPSKPFPVPRNPWEPGTWPGGSSSGTGNGVAAGMFLAGLGTDTAGSIRIPAAFCGVSGLMPTFGRVPKSGVAPLGYSLDHVGPLARSARDCAAVLEVIAGYHPSDPDCVDLPLDLAWQSGSSEGLPGGWGSGSLEGLRVGVVREHHFPGDADPAVAPAFEAALATLTGLGATLTEVRLPYWHEMLTANLVTACAEALAYHRNDAATRWADYFAATRAMLARGALISGADYVQAQRVRRVAQDAVARLFDGVDVIVTPTASMGAPTYDSLTDAEGRIDVEAMFAQVFTQYWDCVGNPVLVVPMGFTEAGLPLSLQLAGRPFEEATILRAGDAYQRLTDWHLRVPALAA; the protein is encoded by the coding sequence TTGACCTTCCCCCTTACGTTGAGTGACGCCGCGACCGCGCTGCGCGGCGGCGAGGTGACGAGCGTGGCGCTGACCGAGGAGGCGCTCGCCCGCGCCGACCGGCTGGACGGTGAGCTGGGCACCTATCTGGCCCGGTTCGACGACAGCGCCCTGCGGGCGGCCAAGCAGGCCGACCAGGAGCTGGCCGCGGGCGTGGACAGGGGGCCGCTGCACGGGATCCCGTTCGGCGTGAAGGACATCATCGCCGCGGCCGAGGGCCCCACCACCGCGCAGAGCCTCGTCCTCGACCCCGCCTGGGGCGCGGGCAGGGACGCGCCCGTGGTCGCGCGGCTCAGGGCGGCCGGTGCGGTGATCACCGGCAAGGTGACGACGATGGAGTTCGCGTGCGGCATGGTGGACCCGTCGAAGCCGTTCCCCGTGCCGCGCAACCCGTGGGAACCGGGCACGTGGCCGGGCGGCTCCAGCTCCGGCACCGGCAACGGGGTGGCGGCCGGGATGTTCCTGGCCGGGCTCGGCACCGACACGGCGGGCAGCATCCGCATCCCGGCCGCGTTCTGCGGGGTCAGCGGGCTCATGCCGACGTTCGGCCGGGTGCCGAAGTCAGGGGTGGCGCCGCTCGGGTACTCCCTCGACCACGTGGGCCCGCTCGCCCGCAGCGCCCGTGACTGCGCGGCCGTGCTGGAGGTGATCGCCGGGTACCACCCGAGTGACCCCGACTGCGTGGACCTGCCGCTCGACCTCGCCTGGCAGAGCGGGTCGTCGGAGGGGCTGCCCGGCGGCTGGGGGAGCGGGTCGCTGGAGGGGCTGCGCGTCGGCGTGGTGCGGGAGCACCACTTCCCCGGAGACGCCGACCCCGCCGTCGCGCCCGCCTTCGAGGCCGCGCTGGCCACGCTGACCGGGCTCGGCGCCACCCTGACCGAGGTGAGGCTGCCGTACTGGCACGAGATGCTCACCGCGAACCTCGTCACCGCGTGCGCCGAGGCCCTGGCCTACCACCGCAACGACGCCGCCACCCGCTGGGCCGACTACTTCGCCGCCACCCGCGCCATGCTCGCCCGCGGCGCGCTGATCAGCGGCGCCGACTACGTGCAGGCCCAGCGCGTACGCCGGGTCGCCCAGGACGCCGTCGCCCGGCTGTTCGACGGCGTGGACGTCATCGTGACCCCGACCGCCTCCATGGGCGCCCCCACCTACGACTCGCTCACCGACGCCGAGGGCCGCATCGACGTGGAGGCCATGTTCGCGCAGGTGTTCACGCAGTACTGGGACTGCGTCGGCAACCCCGTGCTCGTCGTCCCGATGGGCTTCACCGAGGCGGGGCTGCCGCTCTCGCTCCAGCTCGCCGGGCGTCCCTTCGAGGAGGCCACCATCCTGCGCGCCGGCGACGCCTACCAGCGGCTCACCGACTGGCACCTGCGCGTCCCGGCCCTGGCCGCCTGA
- a CDS encoding carboxymuconolactone decarboxylase family protein: protein MRIDIPEGKDAIAYVWGEMVPGIGPAASRYSMAVYQHTTLGLREFEAARLRVAQLNGCAFCLDWRTERDGRTVEDGFADAVAEWRTTGAFDVRTRLAAEYAERYTVDHHGLDEEFWGRMSAHYSQLEIVELSMCIGSWLAFGRLNHVLGLDTVCTLPNAPAPKPPSRKASPAP, encoded by the coding sequence GTGAGGATCGACATCCCGGAGGGCAAGGACGCGATCGCGTACGTGTGGGGGGAGATGGTGCCGGGCATCGGGCCGGCCGCCTCGCGCTACTCGATGGCGGTCTACCAGCACACGACGCTCGGGCTGCGCGAGTTCGAGGCGGCCAGGCTGCGGGTGGCGCAGCTCAACGGCTGCGCGTTCTGCCTGGACTGGCGGACGGAGCGCGACGGCCGCACGGTCGAGGACGGCTTCGCCGACGCGGTCGCCGAGTGGCGCACGACCGGCGCCTTCGACGTCCGCACCCGCCTGGCCGCCGAGTACGCCGAGCGGTACACCGTCGATCACCACGGGCTCGACGAGGAGTTCTGGGGACGGATGAGCGCGCACTACAGCCAGCTGGAGATCGTGGAGCTGAGCATGTGCATCGGCTCGTGGCTGGCGTTCGGCCGGCTCAACCACGTCCTCGGCCTCGACACGGTCTGCACCCTCCCGAACGCCCCAGCGCCGAAACCTCCGTCACGGAAAGCGAGCCCGGCCCCATGA
- a CDS encoding GntR family transcriptional regulator, with protein sequence MAGRSSRPHQSGLEREGDLRRLRDLLRSAVLRGAFADGLLPTEAELMASYGATRATVRETLAVLRREGLIDRRQGVGTHAVVKAVVTQLVEAHGTEPPGQESLLNRRLRPHVLDRSTIPLPALAADRLGAPAGTPCLRLEYVSLFGDEPHGMATNYVLAPEAERLRDKPFVHDWYTLLREAGVGYEESEFVYGCAPADAATAARLGIAEGSPLITMEQLISDGAGRPFNLAFIHVRGDRFLFVSHAARRHP encoded by the coding sequence ATGGCGGGCAGATCCTCCCGGCCGCACCAGTCGGGTCTCGAACGTGAGGGCGACCTGCGCCGCCTGCGCGACCTGCTGCGCTCCGCCGTCCTGCGCGGCGCCTTCGCCGACGGCCTGCTGCCCACCGAGGCCGAGCTGATGGCCTCCTACGGCGCCACGCGCGCGACCGTGCGGGAGACGCTGGCCGTGCTGCGCCGCGAGGGCCTGATCGACCGCCGCCAGGGCGTCGGCACGCACGCCGTCGTCAAGGCCGTGGTGACCCAGCTCGTGGAGGCTCACGGCACCGAGCCGCCGGGCCAGGAGAGCCTGCTGAACAGGCGGCTGCGCCCGCACGTCCTCGACCGCTCCACGATCCCGCTGCCCGCGCTGGCCGCCGATCGCCTCGGCGCGCCCGCGGGGACGCCGTGCCTGCGCCTGGAGTACGTGTCGCTGTTCGGCGACGAGCCGCACGGCATGGCCACCAACTACGTGCTCGCCCCCGAGGCCGAGCGCCTGCGCGACAAGCCGTTCGTGCACGACTGGTACACGCTGCTGCGCGAGGCCGGCGTCGGCTACGAGGAGTCGGAGTTCGTCTACGGCTGCGCCCCCGCCGACGCCGCCACCGCCGCCCGGCTCGGCATCGCCGAGGGCTCCCCGCTGATCACCATGGAGCAGCTCATCAGCGACGGTGCCGGGCGGCCGTTCAACCTGGCGTTCATCCACGTCCGCGGCGACCGCTTCCTGTTCGTCTCCCACGCGGCCCGCCGCCACCCGTAG
- a CDS encoding ATP-binding protein has product MVTLTGVGGVGKTRLALRAAALMQPGYDDGAWLVPLSPLDQGALVPYTIAEALPLTDRTTRPMMDVLTEYLEDRHVLLVLDTCEHLVEECAAIARDLLVAAPGLSILATSRRPLGVPDEQVLIIDPLPVPDSGGGGHQDAVLLLADRTARTVPGFTVTDDNRAELARLCRRLEGLPLAIELAAARLRDLPAAELCERLDDRFELLGDTDAEVNEADPPWHQALRTAIGWSHQLCTPEERLLWARTSVFAGSFDDAAVIEVCADDLLPAAAVPDLLSGLVDKSILIWSPTGGGERYRMLDTIREYGAIWLRALGEQEGLRRRHRDFYLKLARRGDAAWLGPEQVYWNDRTTVEHDNLRTALDYCLANSRDHTALELAAALWFFWYPCGFLREGQHYLERALALDTEPSVVRNRALWVCSLTLMVQGDPDAGMAWAAECAGVADQLGDTAAALAAQAMVMAAATIRGDLALALALADSLLAVHRPEHGLTLPTLLARLGQCHVHTAQGRIEDAVKALEEMCAECDKHGERWMRAYADLFRGQAELSLGRNDAAQAYARSALEIKHRLHDSIGIALALDVLACAAAASGHGELAARRLGLAQQVWDTLGRAQLGIHEWVSARQTCERQSRAAIGDEAYRAAFGDGYGTRLDTGILHALDPGTAAPATER; this is encoded by the coding sequence ATGGTGACGCTGACAGGCGTGGGCGGAGTAGGCAAGACCCGGCTGGCGCTGCGGGCCGCCGCCCTCATGCAGCCCGGCTACGATGACGGCGCCTGGCTCGTCCCGCTGTCGCCCCTCGACCAGGGCGCGCTGGTGCCGTACACGATCGCCGAGGCGCTCCCGCTGACCGACCGCACCACCCGGCCCATGATGGACGTGCTGACCGAATACCTGGAGGACCGGCACGTTCTGCTGGTGCTCGACACCTGCGAGCATCTCGTCGAGGAGTGCGCGGCGATCGCCCGCGACCTGCTCGTGGCGGCGCCTGGGCTGTCGATCCTGGCCACCAGCCGCCGCCCGCTCGGCGTGCCCGACGAGCAGGTGCTGATCATCGACCCGCTGCCGGTCCCCGACTCCGGCGGCGGCGGGCACCAGGACGCGGTGCTGCTGCTCGCCGACCGGACCGCCCGCACCGTGCCGGGCTTCACCGTCACCGACGACAACCGGGCGGAGCTGGCCCGCCTGTGCCGCCGCCTGGAAGGGCTGCCGCTGGCCATCGAGCTGGCGGCGGCCCGGCTGCGCGACCTGCCCGCCGCCGAGCTGTGCGAGCGGCTCGACGACCGGTTCGAGCTGCTCGGCGACACCGACGCCGAGGTGAACGAGGCCGACCCGCCCTGGCACCAGGCGCTGCGCACGGCCATCGGCTGGAGCCACCAGCTCTGCACGCCGGAGGAGCGGCTGCTGTGGGCACGCACGTCGGTGTTCGCGGGCAGTTTCGACGACGCGGCGGTGATCGAGGTCTGCGCCGACGACCTGCTGCCCGCCGCCGCCGTCCCCGACCTGCTGTCGGGCCTGGTGGACAAGTCGATCCTGATCTGGTCGCCCACCGGCGGCGGCGAGCGCTACCGGATGCTGGACACCATCCGCGAGTACGGCGCCATCTGGCTGCGCGCGCTCGGCGAGCAGGAGGGGCTGCGGCGCCGCCACCGCGACTTCTACCTCAAGCTGGCCCGCCGCGGCGACGCCGCCTGGCTGGGGCCCGAGCAGGTCTACTGGAACGACCGCACCACCGTCGAGCACGACAACCTGCGCACGGCCCTCGACTACTGCCTGGCCAACTCCCGTGACCACACCGCGCTGGAGCTGGCCGCGGCGCTGTGGTTCTTCTGGTACCCGTGCGGCTTCCTCCGGGAAGGTCAGCACTACCTGGAACGCGCTCTGGCCCTGGACACCGAGCCGAGCGTGGTCCGCAACAGGGCGTTGTGGGTGTGCAGCCTGACCCTCATGGTGCAGGGCGACCCCGACGCCGGCATGGCCTGGGCCGCTGAGTGCGCCGGCGTCGCCGACCAGCTCGGTGACACCGCCGCCGCTCTCGCGGCCCAGGCCATGGTCATGGCCGCCGCCACCATCAGGGGCGATCTGGCGCTCGCGCTGGCGCTGGCCGACAGCCTGCTGGCCGTGCACCGGCCCGAGCACGGCCTCACCCTGCCCACGCTGCTGGCCCGGCTCGGGCAGTGCCACGTGCACACGGCGCAGGGCCGCATCGAGGACGCGGTCAAGGCGCTGGAGGAGATGTGCGCCGAGTGCGACAAGCACGGCGAGCGGTGGATGCGCGCCTACGCCGACCTCTTCCGTGGCCAGGCGGAGCTGTCGCTCGGCCGCAACGACGCGGCCCAGGCCTACGCCAGGTCGGCCCTGGAGATCAAGCACCGGCTGCACGACAGCATCGGCATCGCGCTGGCCCTGGACGTGCTGGCCTGCGCCGCCGCCGCCTCGGGGCACGGAGAGCTGGCCGCCCGCCGGCTCGGCCTGGCCCAGCAGGTGTGGGACACGCTCGGGCGGGCGCAGCTCGGCATCCACGAGTGGGTCTCGGCCAGGCAGACGTGCGAGCGGCAGTCCAGGGCGGCGATCGGCGACGAGGCATACCGGGCGGCGTTCGGCGACGGCTACGGCACCAGGCTCGACACCGGCATCCTGCACGCCCTCGACCCCGGCACCGCCGCCCCGGCCACCGAGCGCTGA